In one window of Temnothorax longispinosus isolate EJ_2023e chromosome 9, Tlon_JGU_v1, whole genome shotgun sequence DNA:
- the LOC139818759 gene encoding uncharacterized protein isoform X2 has product MPKESYYNPNKDTSVDNDIHASEDGFGFSDVWQVRNGDDNYAGVTHCDHRGQTYCEDVPNYPQEFVNRMLAANSSLLHYASEHFKESGLMPKIDDQETSLCLSMEKLIHPKTAVNKECGCTSSSRRSRSSLRVYESKLAQKRTLSAR; this is encoded by the exons ATACATCTGTAGATAACGATATACATGCGAGCGAGGATGGTTTTGGATTTTCGGACGTATGGCAAGTGAGAAACGGCGACGATAATTACGCAGGAGTGACACACTGCGATCACAGGGGACAAACTTATTGCGAGGACGTCCCGAATTATCCTCAGGAATTTGTGAACCGGATGCTCGCCGCGAATTCCAGCCTGCTACATTACGCGTCTGAGCACTTT AAGGAGAGCGGCCTTATGCCGAAAATAGACGATCAAGAGACTTCACTTTGTCTGTCTAtg GAGAAATTGATTCATCCAAAAACGGCCGTAAACAAGGAGTGTGGCTGTACATCCTCCAGTCGTAGGAGCCGAAGTTCTCTCAGGGTTTATGAATCGAAGCTTGCTC AGAAGAGAACGCTAAGTGCGAGGTAA
- the LOC139818759 gene encoding uncharacterized protein isoform X1: MPKESYYNPNKVDTSVDNDIHASEDGFGFSDVWQVRNGDDNYAGVTHCDHRGQTYCEDVPNYPQEFVNRMLAANSSLLHYASEHFKESGLMPKIDDQETSLCLSMEKLIHPKTAVNKECGCTSSSRRSRSSLRVYESKLAQKRTLSAR, translated from the exons tAGATACATCTGTAGATAACGATATACATGCGAGCGAGGATGGTTTTGGATTTTCGGACGTATGGCAAGTGAGAAACGGCGACGATAATTACGCAGGAGTGACACACTGCGATCACAGGGGACAAACTTATTGCGAGGACGTCCCGAATTATCCTCAGGAATTTGTGAACCGGATGCTCGCCGCGAATTCCAGCCTGCTACATTACGCGTCTGAGCACTTT AAGGAGAGCGGCCTTATGCCGAAAATAGACGATCAAGAGACTTCACTTTGTCTGTCTAtg GAGAAATTGATTCATCCAAAAACGGCCGTAAACAAGGAGTGTGGCTGTACATCCTCCAGTCGTAGGAGCCGAAGTTCTCTCAGGGTTTATGAATCGAAGCTTGCTC AGAAGAGAACGCTAAGTGCGAGGTAA